From Parus major isolate Abel chromosome 1A, Parus_major1.1, whole genome shotgun sequence, the proteins below share one genomic window:
- the KRAS gene encoding GTPase KRas isoform X1 has translation MTEYKLVVVGAGGVGKSALTIQLIQNHFVDEYDPTIEDSYRKQVVIDGETCLLDILDTAGQEEYSAMRDQYMRTGEGFLCVFAINNTKSFEDIHHYREQIKRVKDSEDVPMVLVGNKCDLPSRTVDTKQAQDLARSYGIPFIETSAKTRQRVEDAFYTLVREIRQYRVKKISKEEKTPGCVKIKKCLVM, from the exons ATGACAGAGTATAAACTTGTGGTGGTTGGAGCTGGTGGTGTAGGCAAGAGCGCCTTGACAATACAGCTAATCCAGAATCACTTTGTGGATGAATATGACCCCACAATAGAG gaTTCCTACAGGAAGCAAGTAGTAATTGATGGAGAAACCTGTCTCTTGGATATTCTTGATACAGCAGGTCAAGAAGAGTACAGTGCAATGAGGGACCAATATATGAGAACAGGGGAAGGcttcctgtgtgtgtttgcCATAAACAATACAAAGTCTTTTGAAGATATTCACCATTATAG gGAACAAATAAAGAGAGTTAAAGACTCAGAAGATGTCCCAATGGTGCTAGTAGGAAACAAATGTGATTTGCCTTCCAGAACAGTAGACACAAAACAAGCTCAGGATTTAGCAAGAAGTTATGGAATTCCTTTCATTGAAACATCAGCAAAGACAAGACAG AGAGTGGAGGATGCTTTTTATACATTGGTGCGAGAGATCCGACAgtacagagtgaaaaaaatcagcaaagaagaaaagactccagggtgtgtgaaaattaaaaaatgccttGTAATGTAA
- the ETFRF1 gene encoding electron transfer flavoprotein regulatory factor 1, with protein MANSLRSEVIKLYKNLLYLGREYPKGADYFRSRLKAAFLKNKDETDPEKIKQLIARGEFVIKELEALYFLRKYRAMKQRYYSDDKP; from the exons ATGGCCAATTCCTTAAGAAGTGAAGTGATAAAACTGTACAAAAAT CTGCTGTACCTTGGAAGAGAGTATCCCAAAGGAGCAGACTACTTCAGAAGCCGtttgaaagcagcttttctaAAAAACAAAGATGAGACAGACCCTGAAAAAATTAAGCAACTGATTGCCCGGGGAGAATTTGTTATAAAGGAGCTGGAGGCTTTGTACTTCCTGAGGAAATACCGAGCCATGAAGCAGCGCTACTACAGTGATGACAAGCCCTGA
- the KRAS gene encoding GTPase KRas isoform X2 has protein sequence MTEYKLVVVGAGGVGKSALTIQLIQNHFVDEYDPTIEDSYRKQVVIDGETCLLDILDTAGQEEYSAMRDQYMRTGEGFLCVFAINNTKSFEDIHHYREQIKRVKDSEDVPMVLVGNKCDLPSRTVDTKQAQDLARSYGIPFIETSAKTRQGVDDAFYTLVREIRKHKEKMSKDGKKKKKKTKTKCIIM, from the exons ATGACAGAGTATAAACTTGTGGTGGTTGGAGCTGGTGGTGTAGGCAAGAGCGCCTTGACAATACAGCTAATCCAGAATCACTTTGTGGATGAATATGACCCCACAATAGAG gaTTCCTACAGGAAGCAAGTAGTAATTGATGGAGAAACCTGTCTCTTGGATATTCTTGATACAGCAGGTCAAGAAGAGTACAGTGCAATGAGGGACCAATATATGAGAACAGGGGAAGGcttcctgtgtgtgtttgcCATAAACAATACAAAGTCTTTTGAAGATATTCACCATTATAG gGAACAAATAAAGAGAGTTAAAGACTCAGAAGATGTCCCAATGGTGCTAGTAGGAAACAAATGTGATTTGCCTTCCAGAACAGTAGACACAAAACAAGCTCAGGATTTAGCAAGAAGTTATGGAATTCCTTTCATTGAAACATCAGCAAAGACAAGACAG GGTGTTGATGATGCCTTCTACACATTAGTTCGAGaaatcagaaaacacaaagagaagATGAGCAAAGAtggtaaaaagaagaaaaagaagacaaagacaAAGTGTATAATTATGTAA